GGATTAATTTCTTACCCAAAAGGTCTTGGAATAAAATTACCTGCGGGTTCTAATATTATATTACAAATACATTATCCAGGTGGATTAGCAGGTGAGCAAGACCAAACCAAAGTGAAATTTAAATTGACTGCGGCAGGAAATGTTCGCGATTTATATATTTCACCATTACTTAACCATAGCACAAGTCTTATCAATGGCCCATTATATATACCTGCAAATACGACTAAAACTTTTAAAGCAAAATATATAACAGGCTTGGATGCATCCATTTTGGGTGTAGGGCCACACATGCATTTAATTGGTAAAAAAATAACTGTATATGGAATTTTGCCCACAAAGGATACCCTCAAAATGATAAATATTGATGATTGGGATTTTCATTGGCAAGGTTTTTATCAGTTCAAAAAAGTTTTAAAATTGCCCAAAGGAACTACTTTATATGCCGATAGTTATTATGACAATACCACCAATAATCCCAACAATCCAAGCAGTCCTCCTAAGGCTGTATCCTTGGGCGAAGCCACTACCGATGAGATGATGTTGGTGTATTTTACTTTTATGGGTTACCAAAAAGGGGATGAAAATATTGTAATTGATAGTACCTCTGATTTTACTGGAGTAAATGGTTATTTGTTAGAAAGTGGTAGCGATAAAATTTCCATTTATCCAAATCCTGCAAGCAATTATATACATATTAATGCCAAAGATATACCTATTGGAAATTATCAAATACAAGTATATGATATCGCTGGCAAATGTGTAATAGATGAAAAACGTAGTCTCAACAATATCAATACTTTCAGCCTAAGTACAGAAATGCTCAATAATGGCAACTATATGCTTAAACTTAGCAACGACCAACAGGTGTTTTTGCAAAAATTTGGGGTGAACAGATAATACAAATTGTATATGAACACATATATAAAGTATAAATTCTTATTCCTATTTGCTATTATAAGTTTTACTACATCGGCACAAACACATATAACAACAATCGAAAAAAAACTGCTCGATTCTGTATCATTAAGAATATCTCTTAAGACTGTTATACTGATGGAAACGGATACTTTTATCTTATTCACCCCAAGTAAATATTTTATTGAACCTTTTGAACTTTGGGTAAAAGAACATCCCGAACTTATAGATGACAAACGACTATGTAATGCTATAAAAAACGACACAGCCAAACGTTTGGTCAAGGCTCATAAGATAGCAGATGAATACAATTTGACAAAAAGAATGAACCCGCAAATAGCACGATGTTTAAAAATTGGCCGTTGCCTTATATATAATAAAATAACCCAACGCCTCGAAATGAAAATAACAATGGAAGATTATTTGGTGGAGGACCATGGAGAGGTGAGATATATAGTGAATGGGTCGTTTTTGTTTAAAGTGTTCGATTAATTCTCCACTTCCTCATAATTAAGTGCGTCAAAGAAAAAATTACCTTAAACAAATACAAATTTAGTTTTTTTGTCCTACATTCGCTGCCAAAATAAAACAAAAGTATGTCAAAAAAAATCACCTGGCCTGAGGCACAACTTTGCATCCAGGACTACCTAGCCAATGTTACCACTCCCATTCAAGATAATCTAAGCAATACCATTAAAGGTTATCGTATAGATGCTAACCATGTCCTTGACATTTTGGGTGTAGTAGGAGTACCCAAAGTGAAAGATATCTTTATCGTATTTGGTGTGAGCCCGCTTGATCTTTCTTCAACAGGGCATAAAACGATCACCACAATTGTAACAGGTATCGACGCACTCGATAATATTACTACCAATAAAGTGTACGATATGTGTATCCCCTGTCCTACTGGCTGCCCCAAGGGGTTTTAGGGCTAAGGTTTGTTACTTAATTACCAGATATATCTTATACTGCTCTATATAGGGGCAATATATGGTTTTGTATATTATAAAAAATATACCTTTGCAGCCAAACTTGTAGTTTTTTATCTTGCTATTACAGCGGTGATTGAAACAATAAGTTATATATTATCTATTAAAATGTCGAATGGTTATACCTCTCCTTACCATTTACAATGTATTATACAATTTGCGTTATTATCAGGGGTTTATTATTATTATTTAAAAAGTCATTCTCTATATAAAAAATACTTCTATCCTGCAATTATTTTGTACGCTTTATTCTGTATATACAATTCGATATTTCTGCAATCTATATATGAAATACCTTCTAATGCGGCAGTAGTATGTTGTATATTAATGTTGGTTCAGATATTTATATTATATAGTAAACTGCTCCAAAATCCGCTAGTGGAAAGCGTAATACATTTACCCATTTTTTGGTTCAATACTGGGCACTTTATTTTTTGCGGTGGCACACTTTTTATCTGGTCTTTCTACCACTATTTCATGGGCTTGAGCCATTTCCCACCTTTTATATTAATTGCTTTATGGGCAGTGAATATGGTATTTTATATATGTTTGATTTTATACTTAGTATTTGAGAAGAAAAATACTGTGTCTAGGCTTTGATTAATTATCATACCCCAACACCGGACTCAACCATTTTTCAATAGTTTCAACAGGGAGATTTTTGCGTACTGCATAATCTTCAATTTGGTCTTTATATATTTTCCCCAATCCAAAATATTTGCTATCGGGATTGCCAAAATAGAAACCAGAAACGGAGCTTGCGGGGAACATCGCAAAGCTTTCGGTGAGTTCAATTCCTGTATGTTTTTCAGCTTCTAGTAAATCAAACAACAGACGTTTTTCTGTATGATCAGGGCAAGCGGGATAGCCTGGTGCTGGGCGGATTCCATCATATCCTTCATGTATAATTTCATCATTTGTTAAGTTTTCATCGGCAGCATAACCCCATAAATCGGTACGCACAATTTCATGCATTTTTTCTGCAAATGCTTCTGCCAATCTATCAGCCAAAGCTTTCACCATTATACTATTATAATCATCATGGTCGGCATCATATTTATGTACCAATGCATCTGTTCCAATTCCTGCGGTTACTGCAAATCCACCTATATAATCTGTTTTGCCTGTGGATATAGGAGCAACAAAATCTGCCAATGATATGTTAGGCACTCCGCCACCCTTTTGCCCTTGCTGGCGTAGGAAGTGGAAAGTTGGTCCATTGTTTAGTTTTACATCATCGCCCTCTGCATTCGCTTCAAATAATCCTGCAATACCTTTTGCTTTTAATAATTTATTTTGTATAATATCATCTAATAATCTGTTGGCATCATCAAATAATTTTTTAGCTTCAACACCTACATAAGCATCATTAAATATATTCGGATATCTTCCCTTCAATTCCCAAGTACTAAAGAAAGGTGTCCAATCAATACGTTCACGCAATAAATTCAAATCAAAATCGTCATATACTGTTATGCCTAATTTCTTTGGTTTAACAGGCTGGTAACTATTCCAATTTATCATAAACTTATTACTCCTCGCTTGCGAAATACTTATATAGTTTTTATCTTGTTGACGATTGGCATGGTCAACACGCATCTTCGCATATTCAGTTTTTGTTTGAGTAAAATATTTGTCTTTTGTATCAGGTCCCAGTAAATTTCCAGCAACAGGAACACTACGACTGGCGTCGAGTACATGCACAACGGGGCCACTATAATGCGGGTCAACTTTTACTGCAGCATGTATACGCGAAGTAGTTGCACCACCTATCAGCAATGGTATTTTAAATCCTTCACGCTCCATTTCCTTTGCTACGTGAACCATCTCATCCAACGACGGAGTTATCAACCCACTTAAACCTATAATGTCTGCATTTACTTCTCTGGCTTTTGCCAATATTTTATCGCAAGGAACCATAACACCCATGTCAATAATTTCGTAATTATTACAGGCCAATACAACTCCTACTATATTTTTTCCGATATCATGCACATCACCTTTTACGGTAGCCATCAATATCCTTCCTTGTGCAGTTGTATCGCCCGATGCTTCCTTCTCTGCATCTATATAAGGTGTTAAAACGGCAACCGCTTTTTTCATCACCCTTGCACTTTTTACTACCTGAGGCAAAAACATTTTTCCGCTGCCAAATAAATCACCTACGATATTCATCCCATCCATCAGCGGGCCTTCAATCACATCAAGGGGTCTGGGGTATTTTTGACGGGCTTCTTCAGTATCGGCTTCTACATATTCTATAATACCTTTTACTAAGGCATGACTCAATCTTTTTTCTACAGGATCATTTCTCCAGGCTTCATCTTTTTCTATTTCTTTTCCGCCACCTTTAATTTTCTCGGCTGCTGCTACCAATTTTTCCGTAGCTTCTGCATTGCGATTTAACAATACATCTTCCACCATCACCAACAAATCTTTGTCTATCTCATCATATACTTCTATCATACCTGCATTTACGATTCCCATATCCATGCCTGCTTTAATAGCATGATATAAAAATGCAGCATGCATTGCTTCACGTACCTTATCATTTCCTCTAAAAGAAAAAGATATATTACTCACACCACCGCTAACCTTTGCGTAGGGCAGGTTTTCCTTAATCCACTTTGTGGCATTTATAAAATCAACCGCATAATTATTATGTTCTTCTAATCCTGTGGCTACGGTTAATATATTCGGATCGAATATAATATCTTGTGCAGGAAATTTTACTACTTTGGTTAATATATCATAACTGCGTTTACATATCGCAATTCGTTTTTCAAAATCGTCTGCTTGTCCGTTTTCATCAAAGGCCATCACCACCGTTGCAGCTCCATATAGTTTTATTTTTTTTGCACGTTCAATAAATTTCGCTTCTCCATCTTTCAATGATATAGAATTCACAATTCCTTTTCCCTGCACACATTTCAAACCTGCTTCTATAATTTCCCACTTCGATGAATCGATCATCACAGGTACTTTTGATATATCGGGTTCGGCAGCTATCAAGTGCAAAAATTTGGTCATGGCAGCTATACCATCCAACATGCCTTCGTCCATATTAATATCAATAACCTGAGCTCCATTTTCTACTTGTTGGCGGGCTACAGAAAGTGCAGAATCATAATCACCATTTAATATCATACGGGCAAATGCACGAGAGCCTGTAATATTGGTACGCTCACCTATATTAATAAAGTTTGTTTCGGGCGTAACCGTAAGCGGCTCTAGTCCTGACAGGCGAAGGTAGGGATTAATTGTAGTTTGCATATTATATAGTTATGTTTGAAAACTTTTGTGAGTGTTGTAATATATAGTTTTTGAAATTATCGGTACATAATTTCGTATTCCTTGAATTAATAAAATCAAAGTTAATTTTTAAAGTTTGATTTATGTAATGGGTATCTGTTTGTAGATAGTTTGAACCGTTATCATTCATATATATAATAGCGTCGGCAACCTTGTGCTTCTCTTTCTCATTCACGCCCAAAAGCCAGTTATGGTTGAGTACTTCGCAGAATTGCAATTGTTCAGCATCTATTATAGAACCTGTAGTATTATTATAATGATCGCACATTTGTGCAAATAAATCTTTGAGTGAAACATATAAGTTTGTCTTTACATTCCAATCACGGCCTACTATTTTTTTTGCTTGTTCGATATATAATAACAAATAAAATCCAGAATCTGAAAAAGTACAATATACAATGTTCACACTCCTATCCAGTATGGCTTTGAATGATTTGATGAAATGGTCGTAGTCGGTATTTTCCAAAAATAATTTCTCTTCGTTAGTATAATATAATAGTATCCAGTCGTGGTCGTTTATTGTCATATATTAGTAAACCAAATGAGGTACTTCAC
This region of Bacteroidota bacterium genomic DNA includes:
- a CDS encoding T9SS type A sorting domain-containing protein; protein product: MNKIFYLLLSVSVSVGLYAQTPNWAENVAPILYNNCTSCHHSGGLAPFSLMDYQDAANYSSSIKSDVTTRKMPPWPADYKYTQLAHQRVLSNADIKTIQDWVSAGTPQGDIAKAPTKPTYNGNSLITNPDLTVTIPSYTLQSSIDEYRCFPVQSKLTKDMYITEIEVLPGNGKVVHHVLVFRDQSNIPFNLDAADTSAGYLNFGGTGSSTSEMIGAWVPGQGLISYPKGLGIKLPAGSNIILQIHYPGGLAGEQDQTKVKFKLTAAGNVRDLYISPLLNHSTSLINGPLYIPANTTKTFKAKYITGLDASILGVGPHMHLIGKKITVYGILPTKDTLKMINIDDWDFHWQGFYQFKKVLKLPKGTTLYADSYYDNTTNNPNNPSSPPKAVSLGEATTDEMMLVYFTFMGYQKGDENIVIDSTSDFTGVNGYLLESGSDKISIYPNPASNYIHINAKDIPIGNYQIQVYDIAGKCVIDEKRSLNNINTFSLSTEMLNNGNYMLKLSNDQQVFLQKFGVNR